The Pseudomonas graminis region CCGAGCTCGAATCGCTGCTCGACGCTTTGAAAGATCGTCAGACTGAAACCCGCAGCTACATCCTCAACCTCAAGCGTGATGCTCAGGAAAGCCTTAAGCTGGCCCAAGGCATTGGCCGCGTGAAGGAAGCCGTTGGCAAAGCGCTGAACGATCGCGCTGCAAAACCTCCGGTTCAAGCAGCTGCCAAGTCTGTCGCTGTAAAATCGCCTGCGAAATCACCTGCAAAACCTGCGGTTAAAGTCGTCCCGGCAAAGCCTGCTGCTAGAACTGCGGTCAAAGCCGTCGCTGAGAAAACCGTTGCCAAAGTGACTGCGAAAACCGTGGCCGCCAAGCCAGCTGCGAGCAAGCCGGCGGCGAAAACGCCTGTTGCCGCGAAATCGGCCGCCAAGCCTGTAGCCAAGAGCACCGCTGCCAAACCGGTTGCCGTGAAAGCCACTGCCAAACCTGCTCCAGCTAAAGCGCCTGCGGCAAAACCAGGCGCCACTGCCGCCGCCAAGCCGGCCGCGAGCAAAGTAGCCGCCAAGCCTGCCGTCAAGCCAGCTGCATCAAAACCTGCTGCCGCCAAGCCAGTCGCAGCCAAGCCTGCGGCAAAGCCAGCCGCCACGTCTGTCGCTCCGGCGGCCTCCGCTGCGCCAGCCGCTCCGGCAGCGCCAGCTGCTGATTCGACCTCGAACAGCGCGTCCTAAGCGATATCGGTCCCGGCGCGAAGCAGGATATGCAACGCGTCGGGACTGGCTTGAGCGGCACCTCCCGCCAGCGCTTCCAGCCATACACCCGTAGGTTGAGCATCTCGCTGAGGCCAGTCTTCGGTCAGCCGTTGCAATCGCACCAGCAGCTCACGCTCGGCATCAAGCTCCAGGGTTTTCAGCCTGTCGCGTAACGCCTTTAGTTCTTCGTCGCCGGTCGCGTCAGCCTTCCAGCGTGTCCGAATATCCCGCAAAGGCCCCACCACCTGCTCGTGCCACGGGTCGGCCAATTGTCCGATTTGTCGTGCACGCTCCGGGTCGAACTGCACACCACGCCGGTCCATCCAGACCCCGCACAGCAGCGCGCAGACATTGGCGCCATTGGCTTGCAGGTTCAGGCACGCCTGCTCGACGCCTGGGCGCGCATAAAAATCGAGGGTGAAACTCCATAGGTCCGAAAGCATCGTCATCTACCTGTTTTGGGCGAAGCTGGTAGACTCCGCGGCCATTATGATCAGACTTCAAAGCCTTACCTTACAGCGTGGTCCGCAACGTCTGCTAGAAGACGCCGAGCTGACCCTGCACGCCGGCCAGAAAGCCGGCCTGATCGGCGCCAACGGCGCCGGTAAATCCAGCCTCTTTGCGTTGCTTCGGGGTGAACTGACCCCCGACAACGGCGATTGCCTGCTGCCCGCCGATTGGCGCATCGCCCACATGCGTCAGGAGGTCGATACCCTCGATCGGCTGGCGGTGGATTACGTTCTTGACGGCGACCTGCGTCTGCGTCAGGTGCAGCATGACCTTGCTGCTGCCGAAGCTTCCCAGGACGGCGCCGCGCAGGCGCGTCTGCATTCGGAGCTCGACAGCGCCGATGGCTACACGGCCGACGCGCGGGCGCGCAAGTTGCTGGCAGGTCTGGGCTTTACCAACGAGCAGATGGAGCGCCAGGTCAGCGATTTCTCCGGTGGCTGGCGGATGCGTCTCAACCTGGCGCAGGCGTTGATGTGTCCTTCGGACCTGCTGCTGCTCGATGAACCGACCAACCACTTGGACCTCGATGCCATTCTCTGGCTCGAAGACTGGCTCAAGAGCTACCAGGGCACGCTGCTGCTGATCTCCCACGACCGCGATTTTCTGGATGCGGTGGTCGATCACGTTGCCCACGTCGAGCAGAAAAAGATCACGCTTTATCGCGGCGGTTACAGCGCTTTCGAACGCGCTCGTGCCGAACGCCTGGCCCAGCAACAGCAGGCCTACGACAAACAACAGGCCCAGCGCGCGCACATGGAGAAATTCATCACGCGCTTCAAGGCCCAGGCCACCAAGGCCAAACAGGCCCAGAGCCGGATCAAGGCGCTTGAGCGAATGGAAGAGCTGTCGGCGGCCCACGTCGATTCTCCATTCGACTTCACCTTCCGTGAATCGACCAAGATCTCCAGCCCGCTGATGGATTTGTCTGACGCAAGACTCGGTTATGGCGACAAAGCCATTCTGCAAAAGGTGAAGCTGCAACTGACGCCGGGTGCACGCATCGGTTTGCTGGGCCCGAACGGTGCCGGTAAATCCACGCTGATCAAAAACCTCGCAGGCGAACTCGAACCACTGAGCGGGCGTATGGTGCGCGGCGAAAACACGGTGGTCGGCTACTTCGCGCAGCATCAGCTTGATTCCCTGGACGCCAAGGCCAGTCCGCTGCTGCACCTTCAGCGTATCGCGCCCACCGAGCGCGAACAGGCCTTGCGGGATTTCCTCGGCGGTTTCGATTTCCGCGGTGCGCGCCTCGACGAGCCGGTGCTGAATTTCTCCGGTGGCGAGAAAGCGCGGCTGGCGCTGGCCCTGATTGCATGGGACAAACCCAACCTGCTGCTGCTCGACGAACCGACCAACCACTTGGATCTGGAAATGCGCCTGGCCCTGACCATGGCGCTTCAGGAGTTCAGTGGCGCGGTGCTGGTGGTCTCACACGATCGGCATTTGCTCAAGAGCACGACTGACAACTTCCTTCTCGTCGCCGATGGCCTGGTTCAGGAGTTCGATGGCGATCTGGATGACTATGCGCGATGGCTGGTGGACTACCGCCTGCGCAATGCGCCGGCCAGTAATACACCGGTCAATGTCGACAAGACCGACAAGAAGGCCCAGCGTCAGCAGGCTGCCGCACTGCGCCAGCAACTCGCGCCCCACAAACGCGAAGCCGACAAGCTTGAAAAAGAGCTTGGCACGCTGCACGAGAAGCTGGCGAAGATAGAAGCGGCCTTGGGCGACAGCGGTATCTACGAAGCGGCCAACAAAGACAAATTGCGCGACCTGCTGGCCGATCAGGCGAAGCTCAAATCCCGTGAGGCCGAACTCGAAGAAGCCTGGATGGAAGCGCTGGAGTTGCTGGAGTCGATGCAAGCCGAGCTGGAAGCGTTGTCCTGACAGCGTCGCCTGCGTTAGCCGTCTACCGCAGGCGACCGTTACAGCTGTCTGGCAAGTCGCCGCAACAGTCAGAAATGACTGGCCTTCAAGGGCCCGGAAACACTAGGTTAAGCGTAGATTTCGTTGCCTGAGGTGTGTGATGTCGCTCGAAACATGGTTGGGGTTCTTCGCCGCTTGCTGGGTTATCAGCCTGTCTCCGGGTGCGGGCGCTATTGCCTCGATGTCCAGCGGTCTGCAATACGGGTTCTGGCGTGGCTACTGGAACGCGCTGGGCCTGCAGGTCGCCCTTGTCGTGCAGATCGCTGTGGTCGCCGTAGGGCTAGGCGCGGTTCTGGCCACTTCGGCATTGGCATTCACCCTGATTAAATGGTTTGGCGTCGCCTACCTGGTCTATCTGGGCATCAAACAGTGGCGTGCGCTGCCGAGCGATCTGGCGGATGATTCAGCAGTCCGGCCGGTGGGCAAGCCGCTTGTGCTCATGGCCCGCGGTTTTCTGGTGAACATCAGCAACCCCAAGGCGCTGGTGTTCATCCTGGCGATCCTGCCGCAGTTCATTGACACGCATCTGCCGCTGCTGCCGCAATACCTGATCATCGCCTCGACCATGGTCTGCGTGGATCTGATCGTCATGGCGGGCTACACCGGGTTGGCTTCGAAAGTACTCCGCGCCCTTAAAACCCCCAAACAGCAGCGTCGAATGAACCGCACCTTCGCCGGATTGTTCGTCAGCGCCGCGGCCTTCCTCGCCACCTTGCATCGGGCTTGAATCGGAGAAAGCCAGTTGGATGCATACGATGTCTCAGTAGGACCGGCTTCAGCCGGGAAGAGGCCGGTGTGAGCGCCCTCAATTTTGCAGCGTGGCCACTGACGCATTCCCGGCTGAAGCCGGTCCTACATGAGGAATACGTGCTGTCAGCAGGACCGGCTTTAGCCGGGAAGAGGCCATTGGCAGCACCCTCATTTTTGCGGTGTGACACCTGACGTCTTCCCGGCTGAAGCCAGTCCCACAGTTGAGTCATAGCCATCAACTCAGCGCTTGAGTCCTCAGCGCCTAACATGAACAATGGCAACCCCTCGCATTCCTGATTGAGATCCACCCTCATGTTCCGCTCCCGCTTTTTGACCTGCCTGAGCCTCGTGCTGTTGAGCCTGTTCAGCGCCAGTGCCTGCGCAGCGCCTGCCGAGGACGCGGCTCAGGCGTTGCATTTACTCGATTACGTCGGAGCGGACTACCCGGCGACGATCGCGGACGGCAAGGTCGTGGATGACGCCGGATACCGCGAGCAGCTGGAATCTCTCGCGGCGCTGCAGGGCACGATCGCCGCGTTACCCGCCAAGCCAGAGCAGGCAGCGCTGGAACAGGGCCTCACAGCGCTGTTGAATGCGGTCAACCAGAAGCAGGACGGCGCTCAAGTGTCCCGTCAGGCGCGTCAGCTCGGCGCAAAGCTGGCAGTGGCGTACGAAGTCAGTCAGGCCCCAGTGATTACCCCGGATCCCGCCCGTGGCGCGCCCTTGTATGCGCAGTATTGTTCGGTGTGCCATGGCGATGCCGGCGCAGGCGACGGGCCGGCCGGGATTGGTCTCACGCCGCCGCCTTCGAATTTGCGTGACGCGGTGCGGCTCGACCGCCTGAGTCTCTACGACATCTACAACACCCTCGGGCTGGGCCTTGAAGGCACTGAAATGCCAGCCTTCGCGGACCAATTGGATGACCGCCAGCGTTGGGACCTCGCCACTTACATCGCAGGCTTCAGCGCGGATTCTGCTGCGAAGCAGGACAAGCCCTACAACCTCGCTGATCTGGCGCGGCAGACACCGGCAGAAGTCAGCGCCAGCGAAGGGCCGCAAGCCGCTGCCAGCTTCCGTGCCCAGCGCGCGCAGCCGCCGCAGGTTCAACGCGGCCCGGCGCAGCTGCTCGACTACACCAGCGCAACTCTGGACAAGAGCCTTGCCGCGTACCAGGCCGGCGATCGCGAGCAGGCGTATGACCTGTCCGTCGCAGCGTATCTGGAGGGCTTCGAGCTGGTCGAAAGCTCGCTGGACAACGTCGACGCCACCGTGCGCAAGGACACCGAAAAAGTGCTCATGGCCTACCGGCAGTCGTTGCAGGATGGCCTGCCCGCAGCACAAGCGGCGCAGAAGCTCGCTGATGCCAAGGTCAAACTCAAGGAGTCGGCCGATCTGCTTGGCAGCGATGGCCTGAGCACCACATTGAGCTTCATCTCCGGTTTGCTGATCCTGCTGCGCGAAGGGCTGGAAGCGATTCTCGTGCTCGCCGCCATTCTCGCGTTCCTGCGCAACACCGGTCAGCAATCGGCGGTGCGCAGCGTCAACATTGGTTGGGGGCTGGCGTTGCTGGCGGGCCTAGGCACCTGGGCGCTGGCAGCGTACGTCATCGATGTCAGCGGTTCGCAGCGCGAGCTATTGGAGGGCGCCACCGCGCTGTTCGCCAGCGTCATGGTGCTGTGGCTGGGCGTGTGGATGCACGACCGACGTCATGCCGCCGCTTGGCAGGATTACATCAAGAGCAGCCTGGTAGGCGGCGGTGGCCGTTTTGGTTTTGCGGTGCTGGCGTTCTTCTCGGTCTATCGCGAGCTGTTCGAAGTCATTCTGTTCTACGAGACCCTGTGGCTGCAGGCAGGCCCCGCCGGCCACAACGCCGTCTTGGCGGGAGGCGCCACGGCGCTGGTGCTGCTTGTCGGCTTGGCGTGGGTGATCTTGCGGGGTTCGGCGAAGCTGCCGCTGACGCTGTTCTTCGGCATCAATGCTGCGCTGCTGTGCGCGCTGTCGGTGGTGTTCGCGGGCCATGGCGTCAAGGCGCTGCAGGAAGCCGGGATTTTCGGAACGCGTCCGGTACCGTTCTTCGATTTCGACTGGCTTGGGATCCACGCCGACGCCTATTCGCTCGGTGCGCAAGCCATAGCGTTGTTGGCGATTGTGGTGCTGTATGGCCGCAGCCGGATAGCCGAGAAGCGCCGAGCGGCTGCTGCATAAATTCATTTTCTGGAATTGGAGTCGCTTATGCGCGTCTGGATCGATGCCGACGCCTGCCCCAAGGCCGCGAAGGACCTGGTCATCAAGTTCGCCCTCAAACGCAAGTTTGAAGTGGTGCTGGTGGCGGGGCAGAGTCAGATCAAGCCGAGCCTGACCCTGGTGAAGTTGATCGTAGTGCCCAGCGGGCCGGATGCGGCTGACGATTATCTGGTGGAGCATGCCGTGCCGGGCGAGCTGGTGATCTGCAGCGATGTGCCCTTGGCTGATCGGCTGGTCAAGAAGGGCGTTGCGGCGCTCGATCCCCGGGGCAAGGAGTTCGATGCGCAGAATATGGGTCAGCGCCTGGCGATGCGTAATCTCTTCACGGATCTGCGAGAGCAAGGCCAGGCGAGCGGCGGGCAGGGCGCCTATGGCGAACGGGAGAAACAGGCCTTCGCTAATTGCCTGGACCGGATCCTGACGCGGCTGGCCCGCGAGTATCCCGCGCCGCCAGCAGGCGAGAGCCATTAGGGCCGAGTCAGGGTGAGCAGTGGATGTGTCACCCGCCCCGCTTTAAAAGATCAGTCGGCGAGACGGTCATCATTTTCCTGCACCAGCTCCAGGACTCGATCCACCAGCTTGTTGATTCCGGACGCTGCTTCGCCGATGGACGTGGCGACCATGTAAGCGGGCGTGCTCACCAACTTGCGGTCCTTGTCTTCAACGATTTCCGTCACCTCGCACTCTTGGTGAGTGCCGCCCATGCGGTTGATCGCTGCAGCGGTATCGGCATCGTTGCCGATCGTGCAGGTGACGCCGGGGCCGTAGATTTTGGCCGCCAGCGCAGGCGATACGCAGATGAGCCCGATGGGTTTGCCGGCTGCCGCAAACGCTTCGGCCATTGCCAGCACTTCAGCCTGGACCTTGCAGCCAGCGCCTTGGGTGGAGAAGTTCGACAGGTTTTTCGCGGCACCGGAGCCGCCGGGGATGATCAATGCGTCGAATTCAGTGACGTCGGCTTCGCGGAGGTCTTCAATGGCGCCGCGGGCGATGCGGGCTGATTCGACCAGCACGTTGCGCGATTCGGGCATCTCTTCGCCGGTCAGATGATTGATGACGTGGTGCTGGGGAATATTGGGTGCAAAGCACTTTACGACTGCGCCTCGCTGATCAAGGCGCAGCAGCGTGAGCACGCTTTCGTGGATTTCCGCGCCGTCGTAAACGCCACAGCCAGAAAGAATAACGGCCACTGTTTTGGTCATTCGCGTGTTCCTCCTTCGGGCGCTCCGGCCATTTGCCGGTTACGCAGGTCAGCATTGCGCTGATTGTCGCAAGCCATGAACCTAGGACAACGCCGTCAGCGAATGTCTCCGGACTCATCGGCCTGCGTCGAGGATTTACTCATCAGGGGTTTTTCTGGCTTCTACCTTGGCTTCGGCATTGGCCGCAACGGCCAGCTTCTCTTCCCGGGCTATGCGCGCATTTTTGATGCGGCGGCGAATCCACAGCAACACGCCAATCACAAGCAGCGCGCCAAGCACCCACAGCTCGTACTTCTTGACGTTGCCCAGCAGGCCTTCCAGCACGGAGCCGAACTTGTACGCCGCTGCGCCCAACGCTGCTGCCCATACCGCTGCGCCGATGCCGTTGAGCAACAGGTAGCGCCCCGGCGGATAGCCGGACAGGCCGATGGCGACCGGCATGACCGTGCGCAAGCCGTAAACAAAGCGGAAGCTCAGCACCCAGATGTCGGGGTGGCGGCGGATATGCTCCAGCGCGCGGTCGCCCATCAACTGCCAGCGAGGCTTGCGCGCCAAAAGCTTGCGGCCATGCTTGCGTCCCATGAAATACCACAGCTGGTCGCCTGCGTAGCTGCCAAAAAAGGCAACCACCACGACCAGATTGATATCCATGTATCCGCGGAACGCAAGAAAGCCGGCAAGCACCAAAATGGTCTCGCCTTCAAAAAAGGTCCCGAGGAAAAGGGCGAAGTAGCCAAATTCTTGTAAAAAATGCTGGAGCATCATTTGGGTGCTGGCGAAATGAACGCGCAGCCTAACGCGCCCAAGGCATTCAGGAAAGTATGCAAATGTGTCACCGCGTTAAAGTTTCCTACGTTCGGGAGCGATTATTCGCGCGAAGAGCAGGTTTGTGTCGCACACGTTACGTCGCAATTACGCTTGTCACGCAAGCGTCATAATCGCCACTTATAAATGTCACGCTTGATCGTCTGGATGGGCTCGGAGCCCCTCCTTGCACATTGCCATCCACCTGGCACCACCCGAATGTTTGCAGGTCAGGGCTTGCACCGTACGGAGAAATCCGTAGCGTGGAGAGTCAAACCGCTCACAGCATCGAGCCTGACGCCGGTCGCCCCGCCGCACGACATAGAGTCAGGCTGCAAACATCTTCAGAACCGCCACGCCTTGGGCGTGACCGTTGCCCCACGCTGTACGTCACCACTGTTGTGGCGCAAGCGGCATTCCGACATCGGCCGTATGCGCGGCCCAACTGTTACAAGGCCAATTGCCTTACAGGATTATTCATGAGCACCGAAGGATCTACCGAAGCCGCAATCGAGCTTGACCCTCAGCCTGTCAATCAGCCGCCCGTCAACCAAGAGGTCACTGCCGTGGTCGAGCCGACCATTGAAGTGGTCCCCGCGCTGGAACCGCCTCATCCAGCTCCGCATGTCATCGCGGTGCCCAATCTGGATGACAGCAGTCTCTACATCCATCGCGAGCTGTCGCAGCTGCAGTTCAACATCCGCGTGTTGGAACAGGCGCTGGACGAGTCCTACCCTCTGCTCGAGCGGCTCAAGTTCCTGCTGATCTTCTCTAGCAACCTCGACGAATTCTTCGAAATCCGCGTCGCCGGCCTCAAGAAGCAAATCACCTTCGCCCGCGAACAAGCTGGCGCTGACGGCCTGCAGCCTCATCAGGCGCTGGCGCGCATCAGCGAACTGGTTCACGGCCATGTGGATCGCCAGTACGCCATTCTCAACGACATCCTGTTGCCTGAGCTGGAAAAGCATCAAGTGCGCTTCATCCGGCGTCGCAACTGGAATGCCAAGATCAAGGCCTGGGTGCGCCGTTATTTCCGTGACGAGATCGCGCCGATCATCACGCCAATCGGCCTGGACCCGACGCACCCGTTCCCGCTGCTGGTGAACAAGTCGCTGAACTTCATCGTCGAGCTGGAGGGCATCGATGCCTTCGGTCGCGATTCCGGTCTGGCGATCATCCCGGCACCGCGCCTGTTGCCGCGCATCATCAAGGTGCCGGAAGACGTGGGCGGCACAGGCGATAACTATGTATTCCTGTCGTCGATGATTCACGCCCATGCCGATGACCTGTTCCAGGGCATGAAGGTCAAGGGCTGCTACCAGTTCCGTCTGACCCGGAACGCTGACCTGGCCCTCGATTCCGAAGACGTGGAAGACCTTGCCCGCGCGCTGCGTGGCGAGCTGTTCTCCCGTCGCTACGGCGATGCGGTGCGTCTGGAAGTGGCAGACACCTGCCCGAAACTGCTGTCGGACTACCTGCTCAAACAGTTCAACCTTAGCGAGACCGAGCTGTATCAGGTCAATGGCCCGGTGAACCTGACGCGGCTGTTCAGCATCACTGGCCTCGACAGTCACCCCGAGCTGCAGTACATGCCGTTTACCCCGGCGATTCCAAAGCTGCTGCAGAACAGCGAAAACATTTTCAACGTCATCAGCAAGCAGGACATTCTGCTGCTGCACCCGTTCGAGTCCTTCACGCCGGTCGTCGACCTGCTGCGCCAGGCGGCAAAGGACCCTCACGTGCTGGCCGTGCGGCAGACGTTGTATCGCAGCGGCGCCAACTCGGAAATCGTCGATGCGCTGGTGGATGCCGCGCGCAACGGCAAAGAAGTCACCGCCGTCATCGAGCTGCGTGCGCGTTTTGACGAAGAGTCGAACCTGCAACTGGCGAGCCGCCTGCAAGCGGCGGGTGCGGTCGTGATCTACGGTGTGGTCGGTTACAAGACCCACGCCAAGATGATGCTGATCCTGCGCCGTGAGGCCGGCGAGATCGTCCGCTATGCGCATTTGGGCACCGGCAACTATCACGCCGGCAACGCGCGTCTCTATACCGACTACAGCCTGCTGACCTCGGACGATGCGTTGTGCGAAGACGTCGGCAAACTGTTCAGTCAGCTGATCGGCATGGGTAAGACCCTGCGCATGAAGAAGCTGCTGCACGCGCCGTTCACCCTGAAAAAAGGCATGCTGGATATGATTGCCCGCGAGACGCAGTTCGCGTCCGAGGGCAAGCCTGCGCACATCATCGCCAAGTTCAACTCGCTGACCGACCCGAAGATCATTCGCGCGCTGTACAAGGCCAGCCAGACCGGGGTCAAGATCGACCTCGTCGTGCGCGGCATGTGCTGCCTGCGGCCAGGCGTGCCGGGCGTGTCCCACAACATTCAGGTGCGCTCGATCATCGGTCGCTTCCTTGAGCACACGCGGGTGTTCTACTTCCTCAATGGCGGCGACGAGCAGATGTTCCTGTCGAGCGCCGACTGGATGGAGCGCAACCTCGACAAGCGCGTCGAGACCTGCTTCCCGGTGGAAGGCAAGAAGCTGATCTTGCGTGTGAAGAAAGAGCTGGAAGGGTA contains the following coding sequences:
- a CDS encoding ATP-binding cassette domain-containing protein, producing the protein MIRLQSLTLQRGPQRLLEDAELTLHAGQKAGLIGANGAGKSSLFALLRGELTPDNGDCLLPADWRIAHMRQEVDTLDRLAVDYVLDGDLRLRQVQHDLAAAEASQDGAAQARLHSELDSADGYTADARARKLLAGLGFTNEQMERQVSDFSGGWRMRLNLAQALMCPSDLLLLDEPTNHLDLDAILWLEDWLKSYQGTLLLISHDRDFLDAVVDHVAHVEQKKITLYRGGYSAFERARAERLAQQQQAYDKQQAQRAHMEKFITRFKAQATKAKQAQSRIKALERMEELSAAHVDSPFDFTFRESTKISSPLMDLSDARLGYGDKAILQKVKLQLTPGARIGLLGPNGAGKSTLIKNLAGELEPLSGRMVRGENTVVGYFAQHQLDSLDAKASPLLHLQRIAPTEREQALRDFLGGFDFRGARLDEPVLNFSGGEKARLALALIAWDKPNLLLLDEPTNHLDLEMRLALTMALQEFSGAVLVVSHDRHLLKSTTDNFLLVADGLVQEFDGDLDDYARWLVDYRLRNAPASNTPVNVDKTDKKAQRQQAAALRQQLAPHKREADKLEKELGTLHEKLAKIEAALGDSGIYEAANKDKLRDLLADQAKLKSREAELEEAWMEALELLESMQAELEALS
- a CDS encoding AlgP family protein — protein: MSATKKPVNTPLHLLQQLSSSLLEHLEEACSQALADAEKLLAKLEKQRGKAQEKLHKSRTKLQDAAAAGKAKAQGKAKDSVAELESLLDALKDRQTETRSYILNLKRDAQESLKLAQGIGRVKEAVGKALNDRAAKPPVQAAAKSVAVKSPAKSPAKPAVKVVPAKPAARTAVKAVAEKTVAKVTAKTVAAKPAASKPAAKTPVAAKSAAKPVAKSTAAKPVAVKATAKPAPAKAPAAKPGATAAAKPAASKVAAKPAVKPAASKPAAAKPVAAKPAAKPAATSVAPAASAAPAAPAAPAADSTSNSAS
- the ppk1 gene encoding polyphosphate kinase 1; amino-acid sequence: MSTEGSTEAAIELDPQPVNQPPVNQEVTAVVEPTIEVVPALEPPHPAPHVIAVPNLDDSSLYIHRELSQLQFNIRVLEQALDESYPLLERLKFLLIFSSNLDEFFEIRVAGLKKQITFAREQAGADGLQPHQALARISELVHGHVDRQYAILNDILLPELEKHQVRFIRRRNWNAKIKAWVRRYFRDEIAPIITPIGLDPTHPFPLLVNKSLNFIVELEGIDAFGRDSGLAIIPAPRLLPRIIKVPEDVGGTGDNYVFLSSMIHAHADDLFQGMKVKGCYQFRLTRNADLALDSEDVEDLARALRGELFSRRYGDAVRLEVADTCPKLLSDYLLKQFNLSETELYQVNGPVNLTRLFSITGLDSHPELQYMPFTPAIPKLLQNSENIFNVISKQDILLLHPFESFTPVVDLLRQAAKDPHVLAVRQTLYRSGANSEIVDALVDAARNGKEVTAVIELRARFDEESNLQLASRLQAAGAVVIYGVVGYKTHAKMMLILRREAGEIVRYAHLGTGNYHAGNARLYTDYSLLTSDDALCEDVGKLFSQLIGMGKTLRMKKLLHAPFTLKKGMLDMIARETQFASEGKPAHIIAKFNSLTDPKIIRALYKASQTGVKIDLVVRGMCCLRPGVPGVSHNIQVRSIIGRFLEHTRVFYFLNGGDEQMFLSSADWMERNLDKRVETCFPVEGKKLILRVKKELEGYLTDNTHSWLLQPDGRYIRSTPTGNQNARNVQASLLEKLSNPVLSVR
- a CDS encoding LysE family transporter, producing MSLETWLGFFAACWVISLSPGAGAIASMSSGLQYGFWRGYWNALGLQVALVVQIAVVAVGLGAVLATSALAFTLIKWFGVAYLVYLGIKQWRALPSDLADDSAVRPVGKPLVLMARGFLVNISNPKALVFILAILPQFIDTHLPLLPQYLIIASTMVCVDLIVMAGYTGLASKVLRALKTPKQQRRMNRTFAGLFVSAAAFLATLHRA
- a CDS encoding FTR1 family protein, with amino-acid sequence MFRSRFLTCLSLVLLSLFSASACAAPAEDAAQALHLLDYVGADYPATIADGKVVDDAGYREQLESLAALQGTIAALPAKPEQAALEQGLTALLNAVNQKQDGAQVSRQARQLGAKLAVAYEVSQAPVITPDPARGAPLYAQYCSVCHGDAGAGDGPAGIGLTPPPSNLRDAVRLDRLSLYDIYNTLGLGLEGTEMPAFADQLDDRQRWDLATYIAGFSADSAAKQDKPYNLADLARQTPAEVSASEGPQAAASFRAQRAQPPQVQRGPAQLLDYTSATLDKSLAAYQAGDREQAYDLSVAAYLEGFELVESSLDNVDATVRKDTEKVLMAYRQSLQDGLPAAQAAQKLADAKVKLKESADLLGSDGLSTTLSFISGLLILLREGLEAILVLAAILAFLRNTGQQSAVRSVNIGWGLALLAGLGTWALAAYVIDVSGSQRELLEGATALFASVMVLWLGVWMHDRRHAAAWQDYIKSSLVGGGGRFGFAVLAFFSVYRELFEVILFYETLWLQAGPAGHNAVLAGGATALVLLVGLAWVILRGSAKLPLTLFFGINAALLCALSVVFAGHGVKALQEAGIFGTRPVPFFDFDWLGIHADAYSLGAQAIALLAIVVLYGRSRIAEKRRAAAA
- a CDS encoding TIGR02444 family protein codes for the protein MLSDLWSFTLDFYARPGVEQACLNLQANGANVCALLCGVWMDRRGVQFDPERARQIGQLADPWHEQVVGPLRDIRTRWKADATGDEELKALRDRLKTLELDAERELLVRLQRLTEDWPQRDAQPTGVWLEALAGGAAQASPDALHILLRAGTDIA
- a CDS encoding YaiI/YqxD family protein, which produces MRVWIDADACPKAAKDLVIKFALKRKFEVVLVAGQSQIKPSLTLVKLIVVPSGPDAADDYLVEHAVPGELVICSDVPLADRLVKKGVAALDPRGKEFDAQNMGQRLAMRNLFTDLREQGQASGGQGAYGEREKQAFANCLDRILTRLAREYPAPPAGESH
- a CDS encoding DedA family protein gives rise to the protein MMLQHFLQEFGYFALFLGTFFEGETILVLAGFLAFRGYMDINLVVVVAFFGSYAGDQLWYFMGRKHGRKLLARKPRWQLMGDRALEHIRRHPDIWVLSFRFVYGLRTVMPVAIGLSGYPPGRYLLLNGIGAAVWAAALGAAAYKFGSVLEGLLGNVKKYELWVLGALLVIGVLLWIRRRIKNARIAREEKLAVAANAEAKVEARKTPDE
- the elbB gene encoding isoprenoid biosynthesis glyoxalase ElbB is translated as MTKTVAVILSGCGVYDGAEIHESVLTLLRLDQRGAVVKCFAPNIPQHHVINHLTGEEMPESRNVLVESARIARGAIEDLREADVTEFDALIIPGGSGAAKNLSNFSTQGAGCKVQAEVLAMAEAFAAAGKPIGLICVSPALAAKIYGPGVTCTIGNDADTAAAINRMGGTHQECEVTEIVEDKDRKLVSTPAYMVATSIGEAASGINKLVDRVLELVQENDDRLAD